The Anas acuta chromosome 9, bAnaAcu1.1, whole genome shotgun sequence sequence GGGTGCAGGGCTTTACACCCAGGACAGAAAACGAAGCCTGCCCTTCCCAGAACCAGCGACAGACTTTCTAAACCTGCAAAAGTGCTGCGCTAGACCCACCAGAGACAGGAAACGCCGTGTGTTGCAGACACACACCCAGCAGCGCCTCTGGAAACAGATGCGGTCATGGGTCCCTGCCGACAGCCCGGGCTGGGCCCCTGGGGACCGCgtctgcagcgctgcccgcggTGCGGGGCTGGTTTCGAGGGGAAGCAGGCGGGCAGCTGGGCTCCGAGCTATGGGCCCCGGCCGCCGCGGTTCCCTGCAGTTCCCGGGCAGGCTGCTAGGTGGCACGATGCAATAATAATACCGCCAATTAGCTCTAATTGATCCAAACTCTGTAAACGATTTGTCAGACGATTTAAGCGCACTTTTGCCTGTTTTACCGCATTAATAAGTACTCGCTCCCGTTCTGCCCAGCGCTTCTGGACACCCCGACAAAGCAGCTCGGGACGCGCTCCGCAGAGGGCAGGACAGCGCTGCGGGAAGCTGCGGCGAGCAGCCGGGGGCCGCCTTTTCTGAAGCTCTCATTTAGGGGACCGTGCCCGAGCATCCCCACCAAAAAGCTGCAGGAAGcttctgctctccctgctgcaccggggggggctgcACAGCACCTGCCGGTCTCCCCCCACCgcagccccccggtgcccggtgcGCGGTGCCCGGTGCGCGGCGCCCGGCGGGGGCGcacggcggcggggccggggcgctgcggggcggcgcggcggggctgacaccgccccctgcccgcccctcggtggcggtggcggtgccggggccggggccggggccgcagagcagcagcggcggcgcaGAGCGcagcggagcggcggcggcggcggcggctccgcgggCCGCGGGCAGCGGGCGCTCCGCCCTCGGTGCGCGGGGCCTCCCCTCTCCGCGCCCGCGGAGCGCCGGCAGCCGCCCTATATCtccggccgcggccccgcgaGGATGTGAGGCGGGCGGgcagcccggccgcccccgccgtGGCATGAGCCCCCTCGGCCCGAGCCGTCGGCGCGGCGTGTAGCCGAGGCTGGGCTGGGGCGATGCTGCCCTGGAAGCGGAGCAAGGTGGAGCTGGGCGCCGGCGAGGCGAGGCGGCAGGGCAAGGCCAAGGGCTACGCGGTGAGCGTGCACTACTCGGCGCTCACCTCGCTGGCTCGAGCGTGCCCCGAGAGCGCCCTGCACCGCGTGGGCAGCATGTTCCGCTCCAAGCGGCGGAAATTCCGCGTGACCAGCGAGGATCCCACGTACACCGTGCTCTACCTGGGCAACGCCACCACCATCCAGTCCAAGGGCGAGGGCTGCACCGACCTGGCCGTCTGCAAGATCTGGAGCAAGAGCGAGGCCGGCCGGCAGGGCACCAAGATGAAGCTGACCATCAGCGCGCAGGGCATCCGCATGGCCCACGCCGAGGACAAGGGGCTGCGGCGGCCCGGCCACCTCTACCTGCTGCACCGCGTCACCTACTGCGTGGCCGACCCGCGCCTGCCCCGCGTCTTCGCCTGGATCTACCGCCACGAGCTGAAGCACAAGGCGGTGATGCTGCGCTGCCACGCCGTGCTGGTCTCCAAGCCCGAGAAGGCGAAGGCCATGGCCCTGCTGCTCTACCAGACCTCGGCCACAGCGCTGGCCGAGTTCCGGCGCCTGAAGAAGCGGGACGACGCgcggcaccagcagcagcagctggtgggcGAGCAGAGCATCCCCCTGGTGCCGCTGCGCAAGCTGCTCAACGGGCAGTGCTGCTACAAGCCGCCGGTGGAGCGGAGCCGCAGCGCGCCCAAGCTGGGCTCCATCACCGAGGACCTGCTGggcgaggagcaggaggagcggGCCATGCACTGCGAGGACTGCGAGGACATCCTGGAGGCGCTGGGCGAGCCCGAGGGCGAGCTGCTGCGCTCTGGCGCCGGCCGCGGCGAGGCTCCGGAGCTGGGCCAGCTCCTGCGCGACCTGGGCGAGCTCAGCCTGGGCAACGACCTGCGCTCGCTGCGCGCCGACCTCCGCGTCCGGCGGCTGCTCTCCGGGGAGAGCACGGGCAGCGAGTCCTCCCTGGAGAGCAACGGCCCCGACGGCGCCGCCCCGGCCTGCAACGGCGCCGAGCAGCCGCCCCCCGGCGACCCGGAGACCGGCTGAGCGCACGGCGGCGCCGGGGGCGCACGGCTCGGCCCGGGGCACCGgcggccccccccggcagcgAACGGCCCCTGCCGGGAGTGCGGGGCTCCGCCGGGCCGCCCTCGGAACACCGGCgtgcccccgagccccccccgggaGCACCGGGTCCCCTCCGCAGTCAGCGCACGGTGTCCCCCCCCATCCCGGAGCCCGTGGTTTCACTGGGGAGCACCGGGACCCCTCTGGCGGCACCGCGTGGCCCCCACTCGGTTGTGCATGGCCCCTCCGGGTCCCCTCCGGgtccccccggcccctccgggAGCGCACCGGGTCCCTCCGAgctcccccggcccctccgGGAGCGCACCGGGtccccgcggcgccgccgcGTCCCGAgaccgggggccgggggctgccgcGGCCCGAGGACGGGAGGTGGCTGCGGGCTGTTTACCTCCGGCTCAGCCCTTGAAGATCTGCCAAATTCCTGGAATAGCTTTccccggggagggagggagggaggagggaggtgtTGCGCCTTGTTTACAGTCAGAAATCTCACATccgaggggaggggggggcgggggggcgccGTTTTCTACATTAAAGTCACTCCATCGTGCTGTCGTGTCCGAGAGGTTTGCACTgttgtgaattttttttttattattattatttttaatttagaccctctttttttttgggccCCGGTCCTATCCCCGGTCTCAACGCTCTAGATCTTTTGCTGTGCAAAAGAAAACTCTACTTGTGGCTGTTCACCTGTACATAGGGAAATGTATGCAAATACATTGGGTTATTTTTAAGAACACCACCATCGCGATCTCCTCTGTTTGCACATAcgtgaagaaaataaagatgacGATAATTTAAAAGAACCGGGGTCGCTGTGGTGATTTGTCCTCATTTGTTTGCGTTCCTGGAAGGAGTGGGGGGGGTTAGCTCCCTCGAGACACGTTGTACGGGGTGCTTAAGGTCTTTTCTGAGACACGGGGATGGGATTGCCCCTACCAACAGGGACAGGAACGTGCACGAGGCCTCGTGTCTGCTGCTGGATCGTAGCTCTTCTATCACTGCTAATTATTATAATCACCAGAGCTGCCTTCAGCCGCAGCACctgggctgtgccctgctgggcTCACCACTGCAGCAGGGCCGGGATGATGCTGGGTGCTCCGGTAGGTGGGAGTGGGATGGGACTGCTGCATGGGATGATGGTGCTTGGGTAAGCTGCTTCTTGCCTCGCCATGCACTCTGGGGCTGCTGTGAGGCttgcagctgggtgctgcagcacgCAGCCACCGCTGGATCCTTGCTGCTCACACTGCCAGCCCGAGCCAATTTCATAACCTCAGCTGGGTAAGCAGTGAAGTTGATTAGCCACAGGACTGCCGTGGTATTTTTAGCTCTAAATCTGTTTGCAAGTGGCAGGCTCCCGGGGCAGTAGGGATGTTCCGGTTTCATTTGTCCCCAAGTGGAGGTATCAATTAAGAGATAATTAATCTGGCACTTCTGATGTCTCCGTGTTTTCCCCGGTGCTGCAATCAGGCAAGGTGCAGGAATGTCACCCCATGGCCCAGCCACTCCTGAGACCATCAGCTGCCGGGGCCAGCCCGGACTCCTTGTGCAAGGAGCCAGCCGCCGAAGCTGTAAATACCTCATTAAAACATTGCAAAATCTGCTGCCGCACCAGCGAGGAGCTTGTACAATCGCCTCGCTGTGAGTCAGCGTAAGGAGGGAGGCACGGCGGGGCTGCCCGCACATGAAGGGGATCCCGGGGAGAGGGCCAAGCACCTTTTGGAGGTGGTGAGGGTGAAACACAGCAGGGAAAGTCCTGCAGCCTTTTCCCCTGCTCCGAGCTGCTCGCCCTTCAGGGGGGGACCTTCAGGGTGCTGGAAGTGGTGCGTGACCACAGCCCGTGTGTCGCGgggtgcagggagcagctcaCTCAAGTGTGGCGGTGTGAGCAGAGCCGGGCAAGCCCGGAGTGTCACGGGCTGTTCCGAGCTCACGCCAGCCGCTGAGTGACCCGGCGGTGTTTGCTTTTACATCCTCTGTGTGTGCTTAGAGGCGGTTAATGGCATTAGCTCAGTCAATgcctttcccttctccaggaGAGCCATCGTGTCTGCAGAAGTAAGGAAGCGATTTTATCGCATGCCATCGCCACAAGCAGAATTCCCCGAGCAGCGAGAGCTGCaagcagggcctggagcattTCCCCTCAGAGCCATTAGCTGGGCTACCGTGCAGTTTCCTTGGGAGGAAGAGGCCAGCACAGCTCATTAGCTGCAAATGCAGAGTTCAAATCCCTTTGTGACATTTTCGCACTGGAACCATTGAAAAAGCTCACACAGAGCTAGCGTGCGAGGCTATCCGTGTGCGCTcagctgccctgccctcccctagCAGCAAGCACGGGCCTGCAAATCCCAACAAGTGCAtgtgagaagaagaaaaaggtcaTTAGATTTTCTGCACAGCAAGCCTGAAGGAGCATCTCCCTCAGGTGAGGAGCGAGACCCTCTCTGTACTAGGTCCAGGAGAAGCCCTGAGCTGCTGATGGTTTCCCTTTGAGACAAGCAGCGTCTTGCCgggctgcagagcctgctggcaggaggcagccctggGAGAACGCCCGCGCTCCCGGCACAGGCTTTGGGAAGGGCTCCACGGGACACGCAGCCCCTGCCGAGGCCGCTCCCCGCTCACGGCAGAGCCTCACGTTCCCCCACGGATCTGTCTCCCTCCGTCAGCGCTAGCTCGGCTCCGCAGCTGGCGAGGGTGAATCAGCCCCTGACGCAGCTGCAGCGTGTGGGCTGCAAGAAAGCACGGCAGCCTCGGCGGCTCTGCTCCCCGGGAGCCAGCCACCCCGTCCCAGCACCCATTTCCCAAGGACAGCCctgcaaaggagagaaaaagcagcctaAATGCTCTGCTGGTACGTTTGGGCTGTGTGGGGAGAAGTCCAGTGTTGGAATAGAGGTTTGCCAAACTACCAGTCCAGCCTTGCTGGCATAAATCACCCCCTTGCCCACAGGCACAGCAGCCAGGGGATGGCGAGCTGTGCCCTGCCTGTTGGGCAGCCCGAGGGGGTTTAGCACCGAGCTCCGCACAACCCTGGCTTCACAGACAGCGTGATGAGCTGGCCAGCCAGCACCCACACAGGTACAACAGCAGGAAAGGCCGTGGTCCTGCTGGACGGGCACGCTGGGAAGGTGTGGTGTGTGTGACACAGGGTAGCTGCCGGCTAGGAGATGGCACGCTGGGCTGGTGCCTTGGCAAGTCACCTTCACCAGTGGCCTGAGCTTGGCCAAACATGTTATGGCTGATCAGAGCACGCCATTCTTCCAGGCAGAGCACCAAGAGATTAGGGGAAAAAGAGCACTTGTTGCCAGTGCCACTTGTGGACTCTGTTTGCTGGTGTCTTGCTCCTGCACgtagggaaggagctgaggagaGCTGCACAAACGTGCAAGAGTTTGTAGGATCCCACGTGCAGcctcttgcttttctctgcccTTAGCATGCCCTTCTCCAGTCCCTAGGCCTTCCTTAACCTcgacaggaaaaaatatcatttacaACCAGAAAAACTAGCCAGCGGCCGGGTGGTGCGAGCCAGGTGGCGAAGTGACTTTTAGCACAGACTCTGGTGCTGCTTCAGGCTCAGCGCTGGTGCCTTTCGGGTCAATGTCACGCCTGTGCAGGAAGCAGCCCGTGTGCCTGGCcagtggctgtgctgcaggaattGCTGCCGGCGGGGCTGCTTTGGGCTCCCAGGTGCAATGTCCGGCCGCACGTCCCCAGGCCAGCGGTGAAAACCTAATGTCTTCTGCAGCACACGGCCAGCACCCTGcacagagcccagctccagctgcgAGCCACCCTCAGCTCACACCTCGAGCCCCCAGGAGCAGCGGGAAGGAGGCAGGATTTCCTGCACGGCgctgtgctggagcacagcATCCGACCTGCCCCAGCGCTCTCGCTCATCCCCAAGCCACCAGCACTGCCCCATTGCCTAATTCCCAACCATCAGAGCAAACCAACCATTACTTacttagtggggaaaaaaacccaaacccagcTGTCAATGGGGAAAAACCTGCCTCTCCTGAtgcttctcctgcagccaggaTGAAGCCCTGCATTCCcaaggcagccccagcccctggctgaTGCTGAGCCTGCGTGCTGTGGGCGTGCTGCCCCTCACCGCCCCGCTGCCCCACCGGGGGGATGATGTTTGGGGACAGGAATGCAAGGGCAGGGACAGCATGGGGCTGAGGTCCAGGCCGGGTCAGTTCATCCGAAGGTGACACCTCGGGCTCGCAGGGGGACAGAAAGGGGCCGCAGCTTGGTTCGTGCCCCGCGAGGTGGGCGAGTGGTGGGGGGTGGGCTGGGTGTTGCTGCAAGCCGGCAGGAGATCCGAGTTATGTGCTCGGAAAAACATGACATCCCCCTCGCCGGTGGGAGCTCTGTGTGCTGCAAAAACACCAGGAAGACGGTTACATAAGGAAGGGCACGGGGCCCatcctgccctcagcctgctgctgagcccctgcaAGGGGCTGTGAGGCTCTGGGCTGCGGCTGCTCAGCACCCGCCAGGATCCGGTCCTGGTCACGAGCTGGACggtgctcagtgctgctgctgagggcaggagaaaggctgcaaaatgcttttcctgACCTGGGAGATGCTCTGGTTGCTCAGCCTTTCAGCTCCATCTCAcagccctgtccctgtgctggCACATTGTGCTGTGCCCCTGGTCCTGTCCCCATACCCCAACGTGTCCTCACCTCTGCGTGACGGGTGCCAGCTCTaccctggggagctgcccccagcaaTGGGGTTGTGCAGCTCCTCCCGTGCTCCGTGCTCCAAAATGGGGCTCTCTGTGgcctgtgccctgctgccagccctgccacctcccCGCCCAGAGGGGTGACACGCTCTGCGTCACGTCCCCGCTCTGGtgcaggctgcctgctgccccagggGACGCGAGGACGGGAGTTGTGGCTCTTCCCCTGGCACCGTGGAGTTGCAGGCAGTCCGCTGGGATCTGTGAGCAAGCTCCACGGTGACATTAATTGCAGCTGACAGCGCTCCTGGGGAGCCATGGtgccaaagctgctgctgccgggggACAGCAATCAtctgtgctgtgctcagagcagggctcGAGTCCCACAGCGCTGAGCTCTGGGCTcaccccagctcccagcatcATGGTGGCAGGGACACCTCAGCCGCAGGGGACAGGAGGCACTGTGCTCACCTGGAGCACTGGCTAtggggggagcagagcaggccacGGTCCCAGCCCCTTTTCAGGCCCCATTGGAGCTTAGCTCCGGCTCCCTCCAGGCTGCAGGGGCCAGGAGGGATCCGcgagccctcctgctgcccaaatcctgccctggcacagcccctgcctcccccagccctgcaggcaggatGCACATTCATCcagctttctctgctttccctgcttTCTCTGGCTCCCTGTGCCTGGCAGCACCACACGTGCTGTATCTCACACCCTAGTTTCGTGCCGAGGAAGAGCTGCCgcttctgctgctccagccagcactgctgaggAAGGTGAGAGCTGCCTGCACGCAGCGTGGGCAGCCCAGGCCTCCTCCTCCGGGCAGCAAAGGGTTAAGGGAATTAGGATGGTAAGTTGATAGAAATAATTCACTAACTCCTGTATGAAGATTGCGATTTCGCTTAATTATCATAATTACATCTTCAATCTCCCTGATGATAATTCTGAAACAATAGAGCAAGATGCAAATGTAGCCGCCCGCCTCCCCTGCCAGCTACGCAGGGACAcgctgctcccctgccccttGCTCTGGCACTGGgtttcctcctgctctgcccaacACCTCGGCTCCAGCATCAGCAACTGGGGGggacagtggaaaaaaagtccTCTGATACCTGCCTCAAACCAAGTTAAGATCACCCTGCTGCTCATTTGGGTTCCCCGAGCAacgcaggagctgctcctgcagcagccaccagcccatGCTCACCTCCACACTGCGGGCACCCCATCACAGACAAGGAATTTTAggcatttcacatttcattgtCCTCCCCCACAATGGCATTCTCCTGCTGTCAATAGCCGCTGAGCCGAAGACACAACAAGGCGCTGCTTCCCCCAGACAGCTCCAGCAAACACAAACGAAGGAAGCACGGAGGGGTCTGAGCAGAGCCCGCTGCCGGCTGTGGGACACCCCAAggaccccacagggaccccacagcccctaGAGCACAAGAGCCAGAGGGAACAGCATCAGGGGAGACAGGCACAGCTGCTTCCAGCCGTTAGGGCACTGAGGCAACCCCTCACCACCGCCGCTAACACCGTGACCAGCAGCGAGGCCGTGCTCTCCCTGCCCGAGGAATGCTGCTAACTGAAACCCAAGCGCAGAGGCAGGGCAATGGCTTGGCAGAACAGTGTGGCAATTGGTAAAAAGAAgaacttgttttcttcatcttgcAACTGAAAATTGCACAACGAGGCTTGCAGTGTCTTCTGCCCTGCGTGTTTGCAAGCAAAGGCTTCGGGGAGATATAAAATTCAGCCTGCTATATGGACCGTGTGCTGCCCACAAAGGGGGCAGCCGTGGAGGCAGGGATGGTGGTGGTCACGCTCACCTTACCAATGGGACACAAGCAAGCGGGACAGGGCTGCACAAAGGAACAGCAAGCAATGATTTCCCTACTGGGGCAATGTGCTGAGGGCTTTGAGGTCTGATTATTAAGTGCTAGGCTAAGGGCATAAATGGAGGCTGCTGTCACACAACACGTACCCAGGGCAGCACCTACAGGTTGCCAGGAGGACAGTGGGGACACTGGTGACCCATCCTCATTTCACAGCCTCCTTCACAGCCTTTGACTCATAAAAGCCACCTGCAGTCCTGTGGAGGATGCGGCCTGGGGCCTGGATGGGGTACAGCAACCAGGGAGGAGCCAGCACCTCTGTGGCGATGGGCTCTGGGCCCAGGGGTGAGGCAAGAGATGCACGAAGCAAGGAGAGCACTGGAGAGCTCAGTTCTCCAAGTTGCCACAAGAACAGTTGCAGTGATGATGAATTGGTGAGGGGTCTAGGAAACAggtcttacaaggagcagctgagggaactggggttgttcagcctagagcAAAAGGAGACTCAGGGGAGACTTTAACATCCTATGCAATtgccttaaaggaggctatagcgAGTTAGGGatcaggctcttctcccaagcaccaagtgatgaaacaaggagaaatggcctcaagttgcaccaggggaggtttaggttgatTTCTGGAGAAATgtatttactgaaagggttgtgtggcattgcaataggctgcccagggaagtggctgagtcaccatccctatGGGTTTCTTTAAGAAACCgatagatgtagaacttagtagcatggtaCAGTGGTGATGGGctttagtactaggttaaaggctGAACTAGGTAATCTTAGGGGTCTTTcccaacctgaatgattctagGACTGGAGCTGTTTAACCCATAGCTACTCCTCACATGGTGTATGGATGCTCTGCATGTCAGCCTGGGGTAGAAGAGAGCACAAGTTCCTGGCCCCTGTGACAGCCCGTGCTCAATTAGGATTTACTGCTTGCCTTGGTGAGACCACTGTCTGCCCCAGGCACAGACCTGAGATGTAGAGAAAGATAAGAAGAAAACCCTAGCAGGGCTCAGAGGAAGATGAGTGCCCCCTTGAAGATGAACACCTGGCCATGTGCTGCCTGGGCACATCAGGGGGTTCCTGgtgggcacaggctgctgctgccctgtcctGGATTTGCCACTTGGATGTGAATAGGAATGTTCTGGCATGGGTCAGCAGTCAGGGACACTGTGTTTTATTCAGCTCAGAAAAGGCAATTAggtgttaaaaagaaaaatggggaaaaaaataacccacaAAAAACCTTCCAGCCCAGTTTTGTCCCAGTTTTAAATGGCAAAATCTGTACTTTGTTCTCAGCTGTTGTTGCAAAATTGAACCACTTTCAGTCTCTCGCCTTACTTAACCACGGGCTACATCCTCGCAGAGCTGCTGAGTGCGATGCAGAATCAAAGACTGTGCCTGGCCCAGAAACCTGAACGGTGTGAACTTTGCTAAAAGCACACAAGGAAGCCTGGCTTCCAAATGAAGCCGTCACGAGCCAGCGAGCCCCCAAAGAACCACTGGTGCGTGCCGCGCCAAACCAAGGAGCGCACCCCCAGCTGAGacatgctgtgctgcacatcCATGCAGGGCCCTCCCCAGAACTGCCCCGGCCCAGCATCAGCGAGGTGCTACACGGGGCTGCACCTCATTTCCCAGGCAATTTGTCCATGAACAGAGTCCTGGCCTGTTCAGACACCACTCAGGAGTGTTTCTGGATGGAGCAAGGTGCTCCAGTCAGCATCTCTCTGCAGGGGAGGCAcggatgctgctgctgtcagcaggtAACGTGGGGAGGATAACTCACTTATCAAGCCATTTAACGTAATTCTTAGATATTAATGCTGTGCTTTCTATGTCTTTTAGGCCTTGAGTAATCCCTTCCCTGCTCTGACTCACACCACCCCATAGAGCCAGGGCCGTGCACTGCATTACTGCTGCTGTGGTCCCTATGCATGAGCTCCCCACCCATGCCCGTCCTTGCCGAGGGGGAGCTTCCCCCGTGTTCCTCCACCTGGCAGCACCAGCCACCAAACTGACGCCTGCGcctcagcaggagcagcccaagCTCTGTAACCATCAGCCCTGCCGCAGCCAGCAGAGGCTCGCTCAGCGCCGGTCTGTCTGCAGTGCGTCCCTGGTGACTGTTTTATCTGAGGCCACCCTGAACACTGGAAAAAGTGTGATTCCAGCCCAACAGAAGGGCTACATACACAGTATACATAtaactatatatttatatgactGGAAGAGTCAAACGTGCCATGCTATAAGCTGTGTCTAACACCCAGCTGGTGTTTCCCCAAAGTGTCTTCCAAAAGCAGGGTCCCCAACCAGCACAAAGCCCTGGCCCCATGAGTGCCCAGCCTACACCCACCGAGCCCCAGGCAGGCTCGGGgtctttcctcctccccacttCTCCACCCCTGGGGCCTCCTGGAGGCCAGGAGGGTGCAGGGTGCCAGCTACCCACGAGCAGCCTGGCTTTTGCAATGCACTCCAGCCCTGCGGCGCGGCTCGCCcgccccagcctgctgctgttaATTGAGTTGCCACTTTATCTGATGCCTCCCTTCCCAGACAGCACGTCTTGCTCGGTTGCAGCTTTCATAGCTTCATTACAAGTGATGTATCTCATATCACGGGGGATGTTATTTACACAGCAGCTCTCGCTGTCTGACATCTGCATTTAGATTACAGCGCAGCAAAGCCCCCACGCTCCGTGCACCCAGGACCCAACGCTTCCCCTTCGGCTCCTCGGCCCCTTCTCCTACAGGCAGGGAACTGCCACCCCCACAAACCATGCTGCAAAGAGCTGCATGCAGGGGGTTGCGCTCAGGTGTCCCACAGCAAGGCCAGTGCCACCCCTCTCCTCGGCAGGGCTCTGGGTGCTGAGGATGCTCTGCGTGGGGCAGATATCCAGACCTGGTGTGTGGTGGCAGTGAGAGCTGCTGTAGGTAGCCAGACATGGGCTGGACTTGAAACCAGGCTTCATGAGTTATTTATAAGCTACGGGAGGGAAGCGTCAATAAATAATACATCAGCACTCTCACATTCTGCAAGTGTGTGTCTacagataaatatttcattctccAGGAATACGCACAGACTTgttgataaataaaaattggaaaatgtTCCATTGGATGGTTTTAAATGCGACTCCAAACTTGCATCCAAAGAACAGTGTGTACCTTGTATACAGCACAAAGATGCTAATTTTCCCCAGCAGAGGCTGCCTCAAATGTATCGTTGCAGCACACTGGGCACAGTGCCCGGTGCAGCACGCACACCCCAGAAACACACAGCCCCAGCTTTCCCTTCCACACCATTATTTTAACATCACTTCTATAACAACAGCATTCAAGCAGCTTCTCTAATTATACCTTGTACCGCCTGGGCTCGGGACACAGCTGTCAGGCTTCCAAATATTAGCGGAGAGACCCAGAAGGCAGCACGTTTCCTCTTCTAAGTGTCACTGAAGTTCACGCCGTGCTCAGGCGTCGCTGGCGATGCaaagcttgctgctgctgtttaatCAGGCAGGTGGCTTCTCCCCTAGGAAGAGCATGAGATACAGAGCGTGAGATACATGTACAGCCATCCCCAGCAGGGGCTCATcgcccctgccctcctcctcagCAGGGACAGTCCTGCACCACCACCTTTTCCTTTGCAGGGGGCTTTTTCCCCCACCCGCTACTTTATGAAGCAAACAGGGAGAGAGAAACGTGCTAAACGTGACAAGTCTGAAATGACAACGTGCATCTCCTGTGCAACAAGTGCAGGAATTTCACTCCTGGTCTGATCtgttccctgtgctgcaggTCCCCCTCTTGTTCCAGCCCCATTAGAAACTGTCCAGGCTCTGTTACATGTCAGGAAATAAGTTCAGAAAGAAGATACATCTTTCCCATGCCctatctcctcctcctctaaTACTGGTTTATCACCCTGAATAAACTGGAGTAATTGTGCAGAAAATTGCTCGATCCACAGCGTGCCCACGAGGAATTTCTGCCCTGGGTAACTGGCTGTCACCAGCAGCCGGGACCCTAGCAGTGGTGTCCCAGGCACACAGAGTCATGTAGGGGTGCTGTGGGACGAGGCAGGacatcctcctgcagccctgcaccgGGGTGGGCACAGCCTCTCAGtgtcccccagctcccagccacgTTCGGCAGTGCCatgcagggcaggggggagaaGCACCTTCCCTGTCCCCCCAAAAACACGTGTCTTCTCCCCCAGCTGGGTGCCGAGGGGTGCCCAAGCCTGGGGTTTATTCCCTGTGGGGTGCAGCCCCCACATCCTCACCCTGCTCGTCTGGGTGTGCTGGGCTGGCTCACCTCATGGGTGGCAGGGCTGCCA is a genomic window containing:
- the FAM43A gene encoding protein FAM43A; its protein translation is MLPWKRSKVELGAGEARRQGKAKGYAVSVHYSALTSLARACPESALHRVGSMFRSKRRKFRVTSEDPTYTVLYLGNATTIQSKGEGCTDLAVCKIWSKSEAGRQGTKMKLTISAQGIRMAHAEDKGLRRPGHLYLLHRVTYCVADPRLPRVFAWIYRHELKHKAVMLRCHAVLVSKPEKAKAMALLLYQTSATALAEFRRLKKRDDARHQQQQLVGEQSIPLVPLRKLLNGQCCYKPPVERSRSAPKLGSITEDLLGEEQEERAMHCEDCEDILEALGEPEGELLRSGAGRGEAPELGQLLRDLGELSLGNDLRSLRADLRVRRLLSGESTGSESSLESNGPDGAAPACNGAEQPPPGDPETG